A window of Argopecten irradians isolate NY chromosome 1, Ai_NY, whole genome shotgun sequence contains these coding sequences:
- the LOC138331917 gene encoding deoxyribose-phosphate aldolase-like produces MAARNPGTEFDACWLENVCVNLPAVKRRCETLAARRTVKKQWQAAWLLRAMTCIDLTTLSGDDTATNVSRLCFKAANPIRNDIIKALGMEDQGLTVGAVCVYPNRVAECKKYLKAANASHIPIASVATGFPSGQTPLKTRLEEIRLAVSDGASEIDIVINRQYALSGNWQGVYDEVRAMKEACGDAHLKTILATGELGNMNNVYKASLVCMMAGADFIKTSTGKEGVNAIFPVALVMVRAIREYYQKTGFKVGFKPAGGIRSAKDSCAWLILMKEELGDEWLNSDMFRIGASSLLIDIERQLYHHVYGSYAATHEFPMS; encoded by the exons ATGGCAGCTAGAAATCCTGGGACAGAGTTTg ATGCTTGTTGGTTAGAGAATGTATGTGTTAATCTGCCAGCTGTAAAACGTCGATGTGAAACATTGGCAGCTCGACGGACAGTTAAAAAACAATGGCAG GCGGCTTGGCTTCTACGAGCCATGACTTGTATAGATCTGACCACATTGTCTGGAGATGATACAGCCACCAATGTTAGTCGTCTTTGCTTTAAGGCAGCAAACCCTATTCGTAATGACATCATCAAGGCTCTGGGCATGGAGGATCAGG GACTAACTGTCGGTGCTGTATGTGTATACCCCAACAGAGTTGCAGAATGCAAGAAATACCTGAAGGCTGCTAATGCTTCTCACATACCTATTGCATCAG TTGCCACTGGTTTTCCATCTGGACAGACGCCGCTGAAGACGAGACTTGAGGAGATAAGACTCGCAGTTAGCGATGGAGCGTCTGAAATAGACATTGTCATCAATAGACAGTATGCTCTGTCTGGTAACTGGCAAG GTGTGTATGATGAGGTACGTGCCATGAAGGAGGCCTGTGGTGATGCCCATCTGAAGACAATTCTTGCAACAGGAGAACTCGGCAACATGAACAATGTATACAAGGCTAGTCTTGTCTGTATGATGGCAG GTGCTGATTTCATCAAGACCTCCACTGGTAAGGAGGGAGTCAATGCTATCTTTCCTGTTGCCTTGGTGATGGTCAGAGCTATCAGGGAATATTACCAAAAAACAGGATTTAAG GTTGGGTTTAAGCCAGCAGGGGGTATCCGTTCTGCGAAGGATTCCTGTGCCTGGCTGATCCTGATGAAGGAAGAACTTGGTGATGAGTGGCTGAACAGTGACATGTTCCGGATAGGTGCCAGCTCTCTGTTGATCGACATCGAGCGACAGCTGTACCATCATGTGTATGGAAGCTATGCTGCTACTCATGAGTTCCCCATGTCATAA